GTTCGTGGTGGCGATCATCGCGCTCTACTGGTCGTTCGAGACGGTGCTGGTGTCGGCCAAGTTCGGTTCGGTCACACCGGGCCTGCGGATCAGCCAGGTCTGGTTCCTGATGGCGGTGCCCACCGGGTTCGCCCTCGTCATTCTTCGCCTCGTGCAATCCTTCCTGCGCGATCTGGCCGACCTTCGTGCGGGACGACCCGTTTACGAAGGCGACAAGCTGTTCGACTGAGGGGGCGGAGACATGCTTTGGCAGCAAATGGACCAAACCGTCATCCTGGGCTGGGATTTCTATGGCCCGGTGATCATGTTCGTCGCCCTCGTGGCCCTTGCCGTGCCGGTCTGGGCCGCCATCGGCGCCTCGGCGATCCTGATGCTTGTGTGGTCGGGCGCCCTGCCCCTGAGCCTCGTGGGCGAACGGCTGTTCTCGGGGATCGACGCGTTTGCCCTGACGGCGGTGCCCCTCTTCATCCTGACCGGCGACGCGCTTGTCCGCACGGGGTTGTCGCGCAAGTTTCTCGATGTGGCCGAGGCGCTCACGCAATTCGCCAAGGGCGGGTTCGGATCGGCGACGGTGCTGGTCTGCGGGATGTTCGCGGCGATCTCGGGCTCTGACGCGGCGGGCGCCGCTGCCGTGGGGCGGATGACCATCGCGCGGCTGGTCGAGTCGGGCTATCCGCGGCCCTATGCCTGCGCTTTGGTGGCTGCGGGGGCCTGTACCGGCATCCTGATCCCGCCCTCGATCGCCTATATCATCATCGGCCTCGTGCTGGGTATTTCGGCCTCGACCCTGTTCCTGGCGGCCGTCATTCCGGGCCTCGCGATCCTGGTTTCGATCCTGGTGACGAACATCATCATGAACCGGCTCAACGGCTGGGAGGGCGGCGGCAATGTCTCGATGCCGGAGTATTTCTCCCGCCTCTGGACGGCGCTGAAGTCCGGCTGGTACGCCTTCATCGTGCCCGGCATCATCTTCTACGGCATCTTCTCGGGGCGGATGACGCCGACAGAGGCCGGCGCGACGGCGGTCGTGGTCACCATCGTGATGGGTTTCGTGCTGGGCACGCTGAAGCTGAGCGATTTTCCCGCGATGCTGGTGAGTTCGGCCAAGGTCAACGGGGTGATCCTGCCGATCATCGCCTTCTCTGTGCCGCTGGCCGAAGCGCTGGCCATCATCGGCGTGCCGCAGGGCTTCGTCGCGGTGGCGACCGGTGTCAGCGAAGAGCCCTGGGTGCTGATCCTGATGATGCTGGCCATTCTGGTCGCCGCGGGCTGCGTCATGGAAACCACGCCGAACATCGTGATCCTGGCGCCCATCCTGCTGCCCTTGGCCGAAGAGATCGGCATGAACGAGATCCAGTTCTGCATCATGATGATCACCGCCCTGGGCGTGGGCTTCATCACGCCACCGCTGGGGCTCAACCTGTTCGTGGTGTCGGGCATAACAGGGGAATCCATCCTGAAAATCGCCTATCGGGCAGTCCCCTTCGTGTTTTTCATGCTGCTCGTCACCCTTATGATTGCCTATATTCCGGCAATCTCCACCGCCCTTCTTCCAGACATCTTCAAGTAGGATCGAAACATGTCGCGAGAGTATCTCAAGAAAGCCACCCTGACCCCCAAGAGCGACGCGGGCGAGACCAAGAAGATCGTGCGCGCCATCCTCGACGAGATCGAGGCCGGCGGGGACGACGCCGCACTGGCCTATGCCCGGAAGTTCGACAATTACGAAGGCGAGATCCTGCTGAGCCAGGACGCCATCGACGCGGCCATCGCGCAGGTGCCCGAGAAGCTCAAGCACGACATCGATTTCGCCCATGCCAACGTGAAGCGTTTCGCCGAGGCCCAGCGTGACACGGTCGCCAATTTCGAGATCGAGGTGGTGCCGGGCCTGATCGCGGGGCAGAAGGCGATCCCGGTTCATGCGGCGGGCTGCTACGTGCCCGGCGGACGCTACAGCCATATCGCCAGCGCGATCATGACCGTGACCACCGCCAAGGTGGCGGGCTGCAAGCATATCGTGGCCTGCTCGCCACCGCGACCGGATGTGGGCATCGCGCCCGCCATCGTCTACGCCGCCCATGTCTGCGGTGCCGACAAGATCATGGCGATGGGCGGGGTGCAGGGCGTGGCGGCGATGACCTTTGGCCTCTTCGGTCTGCCCAAGGCGAACATCCTCGTGGGCCCCGGCAACCAGTTCGTGGCCGAAGCCAAGCGGATGCTCTTCGGGCGCGTGGGCATCGACATGATCGCGGGGCCGACCGACAGCCTGATCCTGGCGGATGCGTCCGCCGACCCCATGGTGGTGGCGGTCGACCTGGTCGGTCAGGCAGAGCATGGCTACAACTCGCCCGTCTGGCTGGTGACCGATGACCGCGCGCTGGCCGAGAAGGTGATGGAACTGGTCCCCGGCCTGATCGACGACCTGCCGGACGTGAACCGCGAGAACGCGACCGCCGCCTGGCGCGATTATGCCGAGGTGATCGTCTGTGCCGACCGTGAGGAAATGGCCGCGACCTCGGACGAGTACGCGCCCGAACACCTGACCGTGCAGGCCGAGGATCTGGATTGGTGGCTGGAGCGGCTGAGCTGCTACGGCTCGCTGTTTCTGGGCGAAGAGACCACCGTGGCCTTCGGTGACAAGGCCTCGGGGACGAACCACGTGCTGCCGACCTCGGGGGCCGCGAATTACACCGGGGGGCTTTCGGTGCACAAATACATGAAGATCGTGACCTGGCAGCGCTCAACCCGCGAAGGGTCCAAGCCCGTCGCGCTCGCCACGGCGCGCATTTCGCGACTGGAAGGGATGGAAGGCCACGCTCGCACCGCCGATATTCGTCTCAGGAAGTATTTCCCCGACCAGGAATTCGATCTGACCGGCAATGACTGACGCACCTGCCTCCATGTTCGATCTGACGGGCCGCGTGGCCTGCGTGACCGGGGCCAGTTCGGGCCTCGGGCGGCGCGCGGCCACGGTGCTGGCCCGCGCCGGAGCCTCGGTCGTCGGCGTCGCGCGGCGTGCCGACGCGCTCGCAGCCTGGGAGGCCGAAACACCGGGCCGCACCGCCAGCGCCGCCTGGGACGTGGCCGACCGCGACAGCCTGCCGGACATGGTGGAGGCAATCTCCGCACCCTTCGGTGCGCCGGATATCCTGGTGCTGGCCGCGGGGATCAACAATCGCGAGCGGGCCGATGCGGTCACGGCCGCCGGCTGGGATGCCACGCTGGCGCTGAACCTCACCGCGCCCTTCTTCCTCGCTCAGGCGCTGGTGCCAGCCATGTCGGAGAAGGGCTGGGGCCGGATCGTCAATTTCGCCTCGCTCCAGACCACGCGCGCCTTTCCAGGCGGTGTCGCCTATGGCGCCACCAAGGGCGGGATCGCGCAACTGACCCGCGCCATGGCCGAGGCCTGGTCCGCCCAGGGGATCAATGCCAATGCCGTCGGACCGGGGTTTTTCAAGACCGAACTGACGGCACCCGTGTTCGACAATCCCGCGCTGGCGCAGGAGCTTGCGGACAAGACCTGCATCGGACGCAATGGCGTGCCAGGGGATATCGACGGCCCGCTCTTGTTCCTGTGCTCGGACGCCTCGGCCTATGTCACGGGCCAGATCCTGATGGTCGACGGGGGATTCACCGCGAAATGAAGGCGCTCGTTTATACCGGGGTGGCGCAGCTGGCCTTCCGCGATGTGCCGGAGCCGGTTCCGGCTGCGGGCGATCACCTGATCCGCATCGACAGTGTCGGGATCTGCGGCTCGGACATGCATGCCTATCTCGGACATGACGATCGCCGCCCTGCCCCGCTGATCCTCGGGCACGAGGGCGCGGGCGTGATAATCGGCGGCCCCCGCGACGGGGAGCGTGTGACGATCAATCCGCTCGTGACCTGCGGCACCTGCCCGGCCTGCGTGTCGGGACGCGACAACCTGTGTGCCACAAGGCAGATCATCTCGATGCCCCCGCGCGATGGGGCGTTCGCGCAATACGTCGCCATGCCGGCACGCAACCTGGTGACCGTACCCGACGACGTCCCGCTGGAGAAAGCCGCCCTGGCCGAGCCCGTGGCGGTCAGCTGGCACGCGGTGCGTCTGGGGCTGGCATCCATGGCCGACGCGCGCCGCGACAGCGCCCTGGTGATCGGCGGCGGGGCCATCGGCGTGGCCGCCGCGATCAGCCTGCAAGCGCAGGGTGTGGCGGACGTGACCCTCGTGGAGCCGAACGCCATGCGCCGCGAGTACCTCGCTCGCGATGCAAACTACACCATCGCGACGCCCGAGCAGGTCGCAGGCCGGGTTTTCGACATCACCGTGGACGGGGTTGGCTATGATGCCACCCGGGCGGCGGCTTCGGCGGCGACCCGTCCCGGCGGTCTGCTCTTGCATATCGGGCTGGGGGGTGGGTCCGCGGGCCTCGACATTAGGCGGATCACCCTGCAGGAGATCACCGTGATCGGCACCTATACCTACACCGCGCAGGATTTTCGCGACACCTGTGCCGCGATGTTTGACGGCCGCCTCGGCGGGCTCGACTGGACCGAAAGCCGTCCCCTTTCCGCGGGGGCAGACGCCTTCGCCGATATCCGCGCGGGCCGCGTGCCCGCACCCAAGATCATACTCAAGCCGTAAAGACAGGAGACCTAAATGTCTGAAATACCGCATCTTCTGGTCCACGAACATGACGACAATGTCGGTGTGGTCGTGGTCGAGGGGCTGACCGCCGGCACGGACATGCTGTGCTGTGTCACCCATGACAATTCGACCTTCCGGCTGACCGCCAGGCACGATGTGCCGATCGGCCACAAGGTCGCGCTCAAGGACCTCAAGGCTGGCGACACCGCCATGAAATACGGCGAGGATATCGGCAAGATCATCGCCGATGTCGGCCAGGGCGAGCATCTGCACACCCATAACTGCAAAACGAAACGCTGGTAAGGAGCCACTGGAATGGCATCGAAGTATTCAAACCTGACCGTCAAGGGCTACCGGCGTGAAAACGGCCGCGTGGGCGTGCGCAACCATGTGCTCATCCTGCCCGTGGACGACATCTCCAACGCCGCCTGCGAGGCGGTCGCCAACAACGTCAAGGGCACGTTGGCGATCCCGCACGCCTATGGCCGCCTGCAGTTCGGCGAGGACCTGGAGCTGCATTTCCGCACGATGATCGGCACCGGCGCGAACCCGAACGTGCACTCGGTGGTCGTCATCGGCATCGAGCCCGGCTGGACCAAGCGCATCGCCGACGGCATCCGCGAGACCGGCAAGGAAGTAGCCGAATTCTCGATCGAGCAGAAGGGCGACTTCGAAACGATCCGCGCGGCCTCCTGGGCGGCGAAGGATTTCGTCCACAAGGCGACCGAGATGCAGCGCGAAGAGTGCAGCATCTCCGAGCTGTGGGTGTCCACCAAATGCGGCGAGAGCGATACCACCACGGGCCTCGGATCCTGCCCCACGGTCGGCAACATGTATGACAAGCTCCTGCCCGAAGGGATCACCGGGTTTTTTGGCGAGACCTCCGAGATCACCGGGGCCGAGCATATCTGCCAGAAGCGCGCGATCAACGAAGAGGTCGGGCAGCGCTGGTACAAGATGTGGAAGGCCTATCAGGATGACGTGATCTTCGCGCACCAGACCGATGACCTGAGCGACAGCCAGCCCACCAAGGGCAACATCGAAGGCGGTCTGACCACGATCGAGGAGAAGGCCCTTGGCAACCTGGAAAAGATCGGCCGCACCTCGCAGTTCATCGATATCCTGGAGCCTGCCGAGCAGCCCAAGTCCGGCAACGGGCTCTACTTCATGGACAGCTCTTCGGCGGCCGCCGAATGCGTGACGCTGATGGCGGCGGGCGGCGCGGTGATCCACACCTTCCCCACCGGCCAGGGCAACGTGGTCGGCAACCCGATCGTGCCGGTGATCAAGATCACCGCGAATCCGCGCACCGTGCGCACCATGGCCGAGCATGTGGATGTGGATGTCTCCGGCATCCTGCGTCGGGAGATGACCATCGACGAGGCGGGCGATGCGCTGATCGAGATGATCTGCCGAACCGCCAATGGCCGCAACACCGCCGCCGAGGCGCTGGGGCATCGGGAGTTCTCGATGACCAAGCTCTACCGCTCGGCGTAACGATCCGGGCGCGCGGCAGTGTCCGCGCGCCCGTCTCTCCTTTCGAAGACCAGGTGTACATGTCCGAGACCGAAACCCTTTCCCTGCCCGACGCGCGCGACCTTCTGTTCCGGGCCTTTACGGCCAACGGCGTGCCGGAAGGCGCTGCGCGCAGCACCGCCGACGCGCTGGTCGCGGCCGAGGCCGAGGGCCAGGTGGGCCACGGGTTTTCGCGGCTGGAAGATTACGTGGCCCAGGCCCGCAGCGGCAAGATCGTCGCCGGGGCCGAGGTGACGATCACCCGCCCTGCCCCGACCACACTGCTGGTGGATGCCGGCCACGGGTTCGCCTATCCGGCGCTGGAGCGTGCCATTGACGAAGGCATCGCCGTCGCGCGGGAACTTGGCACCGCCGCCATCGCCGTGACCCGCTCGCACCATTGCGGCGCGCTGTCGATCCATGTGGAGCGGGCGGCAAAAGCCGGGCTGGTGGCGATGATGGTGGTCAACGCCCCCGCCGCGATTGCCCCCTGGGGCGGCAAGACCCCGCTTTTCGGCACCAACCCCATCGCCTTTGCCACGCCCAGGGCCGGGAGCGCGCCGTTGGTCATCGACCTGTCGCTGTCGAAGGTGGCCCGCGGCAAGGTGATGAATGCCAAGAAGGCGGGCAAGCCGATCCCCGAAGGCTGGGCGCTCGATGCCGCGGGCAATCCGACCACGGATGCCGAGGCAGCGCTCGGCGGCACCATGGTGCCCATCGGCGAGGCCAAGGGCACCGCGCTGGCGCTGATGGTCGAGATCCTGTCCGCGGTGATGACCGGTGCCGCGCTGAGCACCGAGGCCGGGTCGTTCTTTTCCGCTGACGGCCCGCCCCCTGGGGTCGGCCAGTTTCTGACGCTCTGGCGTCCGCCCGAGGGGGCGGAGGCGTTCACTGCCCGGCTCGCCCCGCTGCTGGCCCAGATCGAGACGATGGAGGGCGCCCGCCTGCCGGGCACACGCCGTCTGGCCGCCCTGAACGCCGCGCAGGCACACGGCATCGCGGTGCCGCGCGCCTATCTCGACGGCGCCCGCCGTCTTGCCGCCACCCATCCCTGAGCCCCAGTCCCCCGGACCCACCGGGCCGCCCCGAGAAGGAGACCCCATGTCCGCGAAAATTCTGGTACCGGTCGACCTCGACCATGCAGACCTGATCCAACCCAAGCTCGCCCAGGCCCGGGACATGCTCGCCCCGGGTGGAAAAATCCTCGTTGTGACGGTGCTGGAGACTGTGCCCGGCTATGTGTCGGAGTTCGTCACCCACAAGCCCGAGAACAACCTGACCGCGAAAGTGGCCGAGAAGCTTTCGGGACTGGTGGGAGAGGCCGATGATGTCGAAACCCATGTGATCACAGGCAAACCCGGCGTGGAAATCCCGCAATTCGCCGAAGATCACGGCTGTACCTTGATCATCGTGGGCAGCCATCGTCCCGGCATGCGCGACTATTTCCTGGGCTCCACCGCCGCGCGCGTGGTGCGGCGGGCCAGTTGTTCCGTCATGGTGATGCGCTGAGCCCTGGCGCCCTGGATCGGCCTCGGAGGTGCGCGAGAGAGCGCGTGGACCGGTAAGCGGCCATGTCGCAGCCCTTTGGCTCTGCAGGCAACCCGGCGTCTCCCGATCCCGCGTCGGCGTGGCGGGCTGACCCTGCCCCCGCGCCGCCAGCCTCCCCTGCCGGGCATGTCGCTTCGCGATCAGCCGCGCATTCTCCGGATCCCGGAAGGGCAGCGCGCTGACCGTGGCGGCCTCGGACGTGTCGTCGCCCGGCTCGGCGAACCAGACCGCCCGCTCCCACCCGGTATAGGCGCCGAATTGCGCCCCGCGGGCCACGCGTGATGGGCGAGTGCATGGCGCATTCATGGCCATAGGTCTCTAGCGCCCTGGCGCGACTGTCGTCCTCGTCCGCATAGCCGGTCTTGCGGCGTGGATCGGCCGCCCACATGTACCACTCGGCCTGACCATCGCGGAGCCACTCAACCAGAACCTTGCCGGTCCCGCCCGCCTGCACGATCCCGAAGGTGCGCGCTTGGACCTCGAACGCGTTGGGCACGCCGGGCATCGGCCCCAGCAGGGACAGACCGTCCGGCGCGTAGGGAATGGGGCCGTTGATCAGCCGCCTCACCCAGGCAGTGCCCAAGGGCGGCACCCGCGCCATGGCATCCTCGATGTACCACGAATAGCGCTGCATGTTCATCACCGCCGAGGCGGCGGAGACGTTCGGCCAACACGCAATCTCTTCAACCCGCCATCGCCAGATGGTAGGGGCGCGACACACCGACCGCCCCGCCCCCGATAATTGCAACGCGGGCGGTGCCCGGCAGATCGCTCATGCGCCGAACACCCGGGTCAGCGCCCCGTCGACGGCGTCGGTGATCTGGTCGATATCGTCCGCGGTGGCGATCAGTGCGGGGCTGAAACACAACGTGTTGTTGTACCCCGGCAGCGAGCGGTTTGTCGCCCCGATGATGACGCCTTGGGCCATGCAATCGGCCACGACCGCCTGCACCAGGGCCTCGGGCGCGGGCTCCTTCGTGGTCCGGTCCGCCACAAGTTCGGCCCCGCAGAACAGGCCCTTGCCGCGGATGTCCCCGATCACCCGATGCTTCTCCATCAGCCCGGCGAGGTTGCCCATCAGTTGGTCATGCATCCGGTCGGTGTTGCCCAGCAGATCCTCTTCCTCGATGATCTTCATGTTCTCGATCGCGGCCGCCGGTCCCGCCGTACACCCCCCGAAGGTCGAGATATCGCGGAAATAATCGAGCGGCGCGCCGGGCTCGGATTTGAACATCTCGAACACGCGCTCGGTCGTGACCATGCACGAAATCGCAGCGTAGCCCGAGGCGACGCCCTTGGCCATGGTCACGAAATCCGGCTCGATCCCGTAATGCTGGTAGCCAAACCACTTGCCCGTCCGGCCCAGCCCGCAAACCACCTCGTCGATATGCAACAGCACATCGTACTTGCGGCAGATCTCCTGGACGCGCGGCCAGTAGCCCTCGGGCGGGGTGATCACACCGCCCCCGGCCGTCACCGGCTCCAGGCAGAGCGCGCCGACCGTGTCCGGGCCTTCGCGCAGGATCACCTCCTCGATCGCGTCAGCCGCGCGCTCGCCATAGTTCTCACCCTCCCACTGGGCGCGATATTCCAGGCAATGAGGCACCTCGACGAAGTCGGGCGCGAAGGGGCCGTATTGCGCCTTGCGCTCCCACTGTCCACCCGCCGACATCGTGGCCAGGGTCGAGCCGTGATAGTCCCGCTCGCGATACAGGATCTTGGTCTTGCGCCCGCCATGGACCTTGTGCGCAATCTGGCGCACCATCTTGAA
The Dinoroseobacter shibae DFL 12 = DSM 16493 genome window above contains:
- a CDS encoding Ldh family oxidoreductase; the encoded protein is MSETETLSLPDARDLLFRAFTANGVPEGAARSTADALVAAEAEGQVGHGFSRLEDYVAQARSGKIVAGAEVTITRPAPTTLLVDAGHGFAYPALERAIDEGIAVARELGTAAIAVTRSHHCGALSIHVERAAKAGLVAMMVVNAPAAIAPWGGKTPLFGTNPIAFATPRAGSAPLVIDLSLSKVARGKVMNAKKAGKPIPEGWALDAAGNPTTDAEAALGGTMVPIGEAKGTALALMVEILSAVMTGAALSTEAGSFFSADGPPPGVGQFLTLWRPPEGAEAFTARLAPLLAQIETMEGARLPGTRRLAALNAAQAHGIAVPRAYLDGARRLAATHP
- a CDS encoding SDR family NAD(P)-dependent oxidoreductase; protein product: MTDAPASMFDLTGRVACVTGASSGLGRRAATVLARAGASVVGVARRADALAAWEAETPGRTASAAWDVADRDSLPDMVEAISAPFGAPDILVLAAGINNRERADAVTAAGWDATLALNLTAPFFLAQALVPAMSEKGWGRIVNFASLQTTRAFPGGVAYGATKGGIAQLTRAMAEAWSAQGINANAVGPGFFKTELTAPVFDNPALAQELADKTCIGRNGVPGDIDGPLLFLCSDASAYVTGQILMVDGGFTAK
- a CDS encoding UxaA family hydrolase, which gives rise to MASKYSNLTVKGYRRENGRVGVRNHVLILPVDDISNAACEAVANNVKGTLAIPHAYGRLQFGEDLELHFRTMIGTGANPNVHSVVVIGIEPGWTKRIADGIRETGKEVAEFSIEQKGDFETIRAASWAAKDFVHKATEMQREECSISELWVSTKCGESDTTTGLGSCPTVGNMYDKLLPEGITGFFGETSEITGAEHICQKRAINEEVGQRWYKMWKAYQDDVIFAHQTDDLSDSQPTKGNIEGGLTTIEEKALGNLEKIGRTSQFIDILEPAEQPKSGNGLYFMDSSSAAAECVTLMAAGGAVIHTFPTGQGNVVGNPIVPVIKITANPRTVRTMAEHVDVDVSGILRREMTIDEAGDALIEMICRTANGRNTAAEALGHREFSMTKLYRSA
- the hisD gene encoding histidinol dehydrogenase; its protein translation is MSREYLKKATLTPKSDAGETKKIVRAILDEIEAGGDDAALAYARKFDNYEGEILLSQDAIDAAIAQVPEKLKHDIDFAHANVKRFAEAQRDTVANFEIEVVPGLIAGQKAIPVHAAGCYVPGGRYSHIASAIMTVTTAKVAGCKHIVACSPPRPDVGIAPAIVYAAHVCGADKIMAMGGVQGVAAMTFGLFGLPKANILVGPGNQFVAEAKRMLFGRVGIDMIAGPTDSLILADASADPMVVAVDLVGQAEHGYNSPVWLVTDDRALAEKVMELVPGLIDDLPDVNRENATAAWRDYAEVIVCADREEMAATSDEYAPEHLTVQAEDLDWWLERLSCYGSLFLGEETTVAFGDKASGTNHVLPTSGAANYTGGLSVHKYMKIVTWQRSTREGSKPVALATARISRLEGMEGHARTADIRLRKYFPDQEFDLTGND
- a CDS encoding universal stress protein, yielding MSAKILVPVDLDHADLIQPKLAQARDMLAPGGKILVVTVLETVPGYVSEFVTHKPENNLTAKVAEKLSGLVGEADDVETHVITGKPGVEIPQFAEDHGCTLIIVGSHRPGMRDYFLGSTAARVVRRASCSVMVMR
- a CDS encoding TRAP transporter large permease yields the protein MLWQQMDQTVILGWDFYGPVIMFVALVALAVPVWAAIGASAILMLVWSGALPLSLVGERLFSGIDAFALTAVPLFILTGDALVRTGLSRKFLDVAEALTQFAKGGFGSATVLVCGMFAAISGSDAAGAAAVGRMTIARLVESGYPRPYACALVAAGACTGILIPPSIAYIIIGLVLGISASTLFLAAVIPGLAILVSILVTNIIMNRLNGWEGGGNVSMPEYFSRLWTALKSGWYAFIVPGIIFYGIFSGRMTPTEAGATAVVVTIVMGFVLGTLKLSDFPAMLVSSAKVNGVILPIIAFSVPLAEALAIIGVPQGFVAVATGVSEEPWVLILMMLAILVAAGCVMETTPNIVILAPILLPLAEEIGMNEIQFCIMMITALGVGFITPPLGLNLFVVSGITGESILKIAYRAVPFVFFMLLVTLMIAYIPAISTALLPDIFK
- a CDS encoding aspartate aminotransferase family protein; protein product: MTTHVAPNDLSHVIEADRAHQWHHLINHKPFETTDPRIIVEGKGMRVWDALGKEHLDAVSGGLWTVNVGYGRERIANAVRDQLMQMCFFSNSLGTIPGAIFSEMLIDKMPGMSRVYYASSGSEANEKAFKMVRQIAHKVHGGRKTKILYRERDYHGSTLATMSAGGQWERKAQYGPFAPDFVEVPHCLEYRAQWEGENYGERAADAIEEVILREGPDTVGALCLEPVTAGGGVITPPEGYWPRVQEICRKYDVLLHIDEVVCGLGRTGKWFGYQHYGIEPDFVTMAKGVASGYAAISCMVTTERVFEMFKSEPGAPLDYFRDISTFGGCTAGPAAAIENMKIIEEEDLLGNTDRMHDQLMGNLAGLMEKHRVIGDIRGKGLFCGAELVADRTTKEPAPEALVQAVVADCMAQGVIIGATNRSLPGYNNTLCFSPALIATADDIDQITDAVDGALTRVFGA
- a CDS encoding alcohol dehydrogenase catalytic domain-containing protein, which translates into the protein MKALVYTGVAQLAFRDVPEPVPAAGDHLIRIDSVGICGSDMHAYLGHDDRRPAPLILGHEGAGVIIGGPRDGERVTINPLVTCGTCPACVSGRDNLCATRQIISMPPRDGAFAQYVAMPARNLVTVPDDVPLEKAALAEPVAVSWHAVRLGLASMADARRDSALVIGGGAIGVAAAISLQAQGVADVTLVEPNAMRREYLARDANYTIATPEQVAGRVFDITVDGVGYDATRAAASAATRPGGLLLHIGLGGGSAGLDIRRITLQEITVIGTYTYTAQDFRDTCAAMFDGRLGGLDWTESRPLSAGADAFADIRAGRVPAPKIILKP
- a CDS encoding UxaA family hydrolase, translating into MSEIPHLLVHEHDDNVGVVVVEGLTAGTDMLCCVTHDNSTFRLTARHDVPIGHKVALKDLKAGDTAMKYGEDIGKIIADVGQGEHLHTHNCKTKRW